The following coding sequences lie in one Aquabacterium olei genomic window:
- a CDS encoding 16S rRNA (uracil(1498)-N(3))-methyltransferase, whose protein sequence is MELTLSEGVSRHVQVLRLQPGDDVHLFDGGGQEWRAAVVEMGRKRVSVRLEAPVDNDRELPVAVTLAVGMPANDRMDFVVEKATELGVRAIQPLMCERSVLRLDGDRALKKVAHWQAVAVAAAEQCGRSVVPVIHPVMTLGAWLKAEADGAALGSRPVRHRAVLSLREAVPLSDWLGEQPQVVLRAAPSEEARGGRQRNGESTTQFVFLNGPEGGLAHAEEEAALRAGWRSVSLGRRVLRADTAPLAALSVIAARYEV, encoded by the coding sequence ATGGAGCTGACGTTGTCGGAGGGGGTGTCCCGCCATGTGCAGGTGTTGCGCCTGCAGCCCGGGGATGACGTCCACCTGTTTGACGGCGGGGGGCAGGAGTGGCGCGCGGCCGTCGTGGAGATGGGGCGCAAGCGGGTAAGCGTGCGGCTGGAGGCGCCGGTAGACAACGACCGGGAGCTGCCGGTGGCTGTGACGCTGGCCGTGGGCATGCCGGCCAACGACCGGATGGACTTCGTGGTGGAGAAGGCCACCGAGTTGGGCGTGCGGGCGATCCAGCCACTGATGTGCGAGCGCTCGGTGTTGCGGCTGGACGGAGACCGGGCCCTGAAGAAGGTGGCGCACTGGCAGGCGGTGGCCGTGGCGGCGGCCGAGCAGTGCGGGCGCTCGGTCGTGCCGGTGATTCACCCGGTGATGACGCTGGGAGCGTGGCTCAAGGCCGAGGCGGACGGTGCGGCCCTTGGGAGTAGGCCGGTGCGCCATCGGGCGGTGTTGAGCCTGCGGGAGGCGGTGCCGCTGAGCGACTGGCTGGGCGAGCAGCCCCAGGTGGTGCTTCGAGCAGCCCCTTCAGAGGAGGCGCGCGGTGGAAGGCAGCGCAACGGTGAGAGCACGACACAGTTCGTGTTTCTCAACGGACCGGAGGGCGGTCTCGCCCACGCGGAAGAAGAAGCTGCGCTGCGAGCGGGTTGGCGGTCGGTGAGCCTGGGTCGGCGGGTCTTGCGGGCTGATACAGCGCCGCTGGCGGCACTGAGTGTGATCGCAGCACGCTACGAGGTCTGA
- a CDS encoding THUMP domain-containing class I SAM-dependent RNA methyltransferase — protein sequence MPIKPIRRPVVSSTTGRPTDDRDAGRPNDLPSHRSAAAAAGDRRAAEPSRHRAAGGGTGPHERRPAERAPQQRAPHERGLSGSDRSRPVLAADRPTGLYLSCAAGVESLLAAEAHRILGPALTVTESRGGIEIQTGPDARTPAAIRAALIDAAMRLNLESRLAQRVLWRVASRVYRHEDDIYTLGRDVNWSDWITPQHTLRVDVTTRRSTLRSLNFAALRIKDAVCDDLRERTGERPNVDTRHPDLSLVLYMDDLEATLYVDTSGEALFKRGWREDTGEAPLKETLAAAMLAAADWQGRPEDGALLDPCCGAGTIPIEAAQIACDIAPGLQRRFAFERLLPFRAHQAAWQALRQAARARQRAPRVPIFAGDVSFRMTDFATRNAERAGVRHAIDFKTADALQRPVPCERGVLMFNPPYGERIDTKGSVRDAYRARSGAQEGDDFDRGQPATSRAGREQFEGDEAATFFQRLSSHWKKHYTGWTAWILSPDMKLPGAMRLKESRRTVLFNGPIECRLFRFDLVAGSMKRPAATEPSAADPAQPGDADR from the coding sequence ATGCCGATCAAGCCCATCCGCCGCCCCGTCGTTTCCAGCACGACCGGCCGCCCCACCGACGACCGGGACGCAGGACGACCCAACGATCTCCCGAGTCACCGCTCCGCCGCCGCGGCGGCCGGAGACCGTCGTGCGGCAGAGCCCTCGCGCCACCGTGCCGCGGGGGGCGGCACCGGGCCTCACGAGCGCCGGCCTGCCGAGCGGGCACCGCAGCAGCGCGCACCCCATGAACGCGGGCTATCTGGCTCCGATCGCAGCCGCCCCGTGCTGGCCGCCGACCGCCCCACCGGCCTCTACCTCAGCTGTGCGGCGGGCGTCGAATCGCTGCTGGCCGCCGAAGCGCACCGCATCCTGGGGCCAGCGCTGACCGTCACCGAGTCCCGTGGCGGCATCGAGATCCAGACGGGCCCCGACGCCCGCACGCCGGCGGCCATCCGTGCCGCTCTGATCGACGCAGCCATGCGACTCAACCTCGAGAGCCGCTTGGCCCAGCGCGTCCTGTGGCGCGTTGCCTCGCGCGTCTACCGCCACGAGGACGACATCTACACGCTCGGCCGCGACGTCAACTGGTCCGACTGGATCACCCCGCAGCACACCTTGCGCGTCGACGTCACCACCCGCCGCAGCACGCTGCGCAGCCTCAACTTTGCCGCCCTGCGCATCAAGGACGCCGTGTGCGATGACCTGCGCGAACGCACCGGCGAGCGACCCAACGTCGACACCCGACACCCCGATCTCAGCCTTGTCCTCTACATGGACGACCTCGAGGCCACGCTCTACGTCGACACCTCTGGGGAAGCCCTCTTCAAGCGCGGCTGGCGGGAAGACACCGGCGAGGCGCCGTTGAAGGAAACGCTTGCCGCCGCCATGCTGGCTGCCGCCGACTGGCAGGGCCGCCCCGAAGACGGGGCCCTGCTCGACCCCTGCTGTGGCGCTGGCACGATTCCCATCGAAGCCGCGCAGATCGCCTGCGACATCGCGCCCGGTCTGCAGCGCCGTTTCGCCTTCGAGCGCCTGCTGCCCTTCCGTGCACACCAGGCCGCGTGGCAGGCATTGCGCCAGGCGGCCCGCGCGCGCCAGCGTGCCCCCCGGGTGCCGATCTTCGCGGGCGATGTGTCCTTCCGCATGACCGACTTCGCCACCCGCAACGCCGAGCGCGCGGGCGTGCGCCACGCCATCGACTTCAAGACCGCCGACGCCCTGCAGCGCCCGGTGCCCTGCGAGCGCGGCGTGCTCATGTTCAACCCGCCCTACGGCGAGCGCATTGACACCAAGGGTTCGGTGCGCGACGCCTACCGCGCCCGTAGTGGCGCCCAGGAAGGCGATGACTTCGATCGCGGCCAGCCTGCCACCAGCCGCGCAGGGCGAGAACAGTTCGAGGGTGATGAAGCTGCGACCTTCTTCCAGCGACTGTCGTCGCACTGGAAGAAGCACTACACGGGCTGGACCGCCTGGATCCTGAGCCCCGACATGAAGCTGCCCGGCGCCATGCGTCTCAAGGAAAGCCGTCGCACCGTCCTGTTCAACGGCCCCATCGAATGCCGGCTCTTCCGCTTCGACCTCGTGGCCGGCAGCATGAAGCGGCCCGCTGCAACCGAACCCTCCGCTGCGGATCCCGCCCAGCCAGGCGACGCAGACCGCTGA
- the lptB gene encoding LPS export ABC transporter ATP-binding protein: protein MSTLLESAGVPPAAALPASRLRAEGLKKRYGARTVVHDVHVAVGAGEVVGLLGPNGAGKTTSFYMIVGLVRADAGLIDIDGQRVEKLPIHQRSRLGLSYLPQEASIFRQLNVEENIRAVLELQVDERGRRLNKAAIESRLDALLNDLSIEKLRTSPAMALSGGERRRVEIARALATQPRFILLDEPFAGVDPIAVIEIQRIIGFLKERGIGVLITDHNVRETLGICDRAYIISEGRVLAEGRPSEIVHNAEVRKVYLGEHFRM, encoded by the coding sequence GTGAGCACCCTGCTTGAATCGGCTGGCGTGCCGCCTGCTGCGGCGCTGCCTGCCAGCCGCCTGCGCGCCGAGGGCCTGAAGAAGCGGTATGGCGCCCGCACCGTCGTGCACGACGTCCATGTGGCGGTGGGCGCCGGAGAGGTCGTGGGCTTGCTCGGCCCCAATGGCGCCGGCAAGACCACCAGTTTCTACATGATCGTGGGCCTGGTGCGTGCCGACGCCGGGCTGATCGACATCGACGGCCAACGCGTCGAAAAGCTGCCCATCCATCAACGCTCGCGCCTCGGCCTGAGCTACCTCCCACAGGAGGCGTCCATCTTCCGGCAACTCAACGTCGAGGAGAACATCCGCGCCGTGCTCGAGTTGCAGGTCGATGAGCGCGGTCGCCGGCTGAACAAGGCCGCCATCGAGTCCCGGCTCGATGCCTTGCTGAACGACCTCAGCATCGAGAAGCTGCGCACCAGTCCGGCCATGGCGCTGTCCGGAGGCGAGCGTCGCCGTGTCGAGATCGCCCGTGCGCTGGCCACGCAGCCGCGCTTCATCCTGCTCGACGAGCCCTTTGCGGGCGTTGACCCGATCGCCGTCATCGAGATCCAGCGCATCATCGGTTTCCTCAAGGAACGCGGCATTGGCGTGCTCATCACCGACCACAACGTCCGCGAAACCCTGGGCATCTGCGACCGCGCCTACATCATCAGCGAAGGCCGTGTGCTGGCGGAAGGCCGCCCGTCCGAGATCGTCCACAACGCCGAAGTCCGCAAGGTCTACCTCGGCGAGCACTTCCGCATGTAA
- a CDS encoding RNA polymerase factor sigma-54: MKPSLQFRLSQHLALTPQLQQSIRLLQLSTLELHQEVEQMLEMNPFLEPEEEFPAVDTAASLEFERQRNERTSSEEGSSSSEASPSEGEAGGLDTVEIGTTERDDWENGTERDDFDGIRETPSRNNDGDDDFDPLERNAVAISLQEHLRQQLLGTRLNAQDMAAVEILIESLNEDGYLADPLDEIAASLLPEEADEDMRDELLSRLRCALSWLQHMDPTGVGASSLSECLVLQLRTLEEEAARDLAIVICLHHLELLARRDTRKLMAATGADEHLLKEAQGLIVGLEPKPGRRFTRAEANIIVPDVIVQKSGRNWKVVLNPDVMPKLRINDLYAQALRSTRSPRGTAATESHTALSSRLQEARWFVKNIQQRFDTILRVSQAIVDRQKNFFTHGEIAMKPLVLREIADELGLHESTISRVTTAKYMNTPFGTFELKYFFGSSLNTDAGGNASSTAVRALIKQLVAAEDPKKPLSDSQLSSMLEEQGIQVARRTVAKYREALKIAPANLRKAL, translated from the coding sequence ATGAAGCCATCCCTGCAGTTCCGGCTCTCCCAGCATCTGGCGCTCACGCCTCAGCTGCAGCAGTCCATTCGCCTGCTGCAGCTGTCGACGCTGGAGCTGCATCAGGAAGTCGAGCAGATGCTCGAGATGAACCCCTTCCTCGAGCCCGAGGAAGAGTTCCCCGCCGTGGACACGGCCGCCAGTCTCGAATTCGAGCGGCAGCGCAACGAGCGCACGAGCAGCGAAGAAGGCAGCAGCAGCAGCGAAGCGAGCCCGAGCGAAGGGGAGGCCGGCGGCCTCGACACCGTCGAGATCGGTACCACCGAGCGCGACGACTGGGAAAACGGCACCGAACGCGATGATTTCGACGGCATCCGCGAAACCCCCTCGCGCAACAACGACGGCGACGATGACTTCGATCCGCTTGAGCGCAATGCCGTGGCCATCAGCCTGCAGGAGCACCTGCGTCAGCAGCTGCTGGGCACCCGCCTGAATGCGCAGGACATGGCCGCGGTCGAGATCCTGATCGAGTCGCTCAATGAGGACGGTTACCTGGCGGATCCGCTCGACGAAATCGCCGCCAGCCTCCTGCCCGAAGAGGCCGACGAAGACATGCGCGACGAACTGCTGTCGCGCCTGCGTTGCGCTCTGAGCTGGCTGCAGCACATGGACCCGACCGGCGTCGGCGCCTCGTCGCTGTCCGAGTGCCTGGTGCTGCAACTCCGTACCCTGGAAGAAGAGGCCGCGCGCGACCTCGCCATCGTCATCTGCCTGCATCACCTCGAGCTGCTCGCCCGACGCGACACGCGCAAGCTCATGGCGGCCACTGGCGCCGACGAGCACCTGCTGAAGGAAGCCCAGGGCCTGATCGTCGGCCTCGAGCCGAAACCCGGCCGCCGCTTCACGCGCGCCGAGGCCAACATCATCGTGCCCGATGTCATCGTGCAAAAGTCCGGCCGCAACTGGAAGGTCGTGCTCAACCCCGACGTGATGCCCAAGCTGCGCATCAACGACCTCTACGCCCAGGCGCTGCGTTCCACACGGTCGCCACGCGGCACTGCCGCCACCGAGAGTCACACGGCGCTGAGTTCGCGGCTGCAGGAGGCACGCTGGTTCGTCAAGAACATCCAGCAGCGTTTCGACACCATCCTGCGCGTCTCGCAGGCCATCGTCGACCGCCAGAAGAACTTCTTCACCCATGGCGAGATCGCCATGAAGCCGCTGGTGCTGCGCGAGATCGCCGACGAACTCGGTCTGCACGAATCCACCATCTCGCGGGTGACCACGGCCAAGTACATGAACACGCCGTTCGGCACGTTCGAACTCAAGTACTTCTTCGGCTCCTCGCTCAACACCGATGCCGGGGGCAACGCGTCCAGCACCGCGGTGCGCGCCCTCATCAAGCAACTCGTGGCCGCTGAAGATCCGAAGAAGCCGCTGTCCGACAGCCAGCTCTCCAGCATGCTCGAAGAGCAGGGCATCCAGGTTGCGCGTCGCACCGTGGCCAAGTACCGTGAAGCCCTGAAGATCGCACCCGCCAACCTGCGCAAGGCGCTCTGA
- the lptA gene encoding lipopolysaccharide transport periplasmic protein LptA: protein MPMMLLPHPASPLAARAAHALLALAIVLSGLTLGADAQAEKADRSQPLSFAADAARVEDNQRLNILTGNVELTKGTMVLRSDRVEVRQNADGTQTATATGGAGGRAFFRQKRDALDEFIEGEAEKVVYEGRTDTVHFTGRAIMRRLRGNTVADQVTGQAVVYDNKTSVFQVLGSPTNGEAGKGRVRGVISPRPAEAEGGR from the coding sequence ATGCCGATGATGCTGTTGCCCCACCCTGCTTCTCCTCTCGCGGCGCGCGCCGCCCATGCCCTGCTGGCGCTGGCCATTGTGCTCTCCGGCCTGACGCTCGGTGCCGACGCCCAGGCCGAAAAGGCCGACCGCAGCCAGCCGCTGTCGTTCGCGGCCGATGCCGCCCGCGTCGAAGACAACCAGCGTCTGAACATCCTCACGGGCAACGTCGAGCTCACGAAGGGCACCATGGTGCTGCGCTCGGATCGCGTCGAAGTCCGTCAGAACGCCGATGGCACCCAGACCGCCACCGCCACCGGTGGCGCGGGCGGCCGGGCCTTCTTCCGCCAGAAACGCGACGCGCTCGACGAGTTCATCGAAGGCGAGGCCGAGAAGGTCGTCTACGAGGGCCGAACCGACACCGTCCACTTCACGGGCCGCGCCATCATGCGCCGCCTGCGGGGCAACACCGTGGCCGATCAGGTCACCGGCCAGGCGGTCGTCTACGACAACAAGACCTCGGTCTTCCAGGTTCTGGGCAGCCCCACCAACGGTGAGGCCGGCAAGGGCCGCGTGCGCGGGGTGATCTCGCCCCGTCCCGCCGAGGCCGAAGGAGGGCGCTGA